The segment TGTTGTCTCAGACGACTACGCTTACGTAGCCGATAATTCGAATGGCCTTGTTATCGTGGATGTCAGCAACCCAGCAGCACCTAAACTTGCAGGCAAGTATAATACTGATGGTTATGCATGGCGTGTTGCTGTCTCAGGCGACTATGCTTACGTAGCCGATTGGACTAATGGTCTTGTGATTGTGGATGTCAGAAATCCAGAAGCACCAACACTTGCAGGCTGGTATGATACTGATTCTGCATTTGGTGTTGATGTTTCCGGCGACTACGCCTATGTAGCTGACAAAGACAATGGTCTTGTTATCGTTGACATAAGTAATCCAACAGCACCTGAACTTGCAAGTAATTATGGTGCTAATGATGCAAGGGGTGTTGTTGTCTCAGGCGACTACGCTTACGTAGCCGATAATTCGAATGGTCTTGCTATCTTGGATGTCAGCAACCCAGCAGCACCTAAACTTGCGAGTAATTGCGACACTGCTGGGTTTGCATGCGATGTTGTTGTCTCCGGCGACTATGCCTACGTAGCCGATAATTCGAATGGCCTTGTTGTCGTGGATGTCAGCAATCCAGAAGCACCAACACTTGCAGGAAATTACGATACGGCTGATAACTCAAAAGGTGTTGCTGTCTCAGGCAATTATGCCTACGTAGCCGATGGGACAACTGGTCTTGTGATTCTTCAAATAACACCACCAATCTCAAACAATGCACCAACGGCCACAATTTCTTCAACCACTCCAGACCCTGCATTTGAAGGGATGCCTATAGAGTTCGATGCATCAAGTTCATCAGATCCTGATGGGGATATTCTTACTTACAGGTGGGACTTCGATAACGATGGTATATGTGACTACGAATCATCAGAACCTACAGCAACATACACTTGGGATGATGACTATACTGGAACCGTCGCGCTCGAAGTAAATGATGGTGAGTTTACAGATACTGCTACTACAACATTAACTGTCAACAATGTTGCACCAGTTGTGGATGCAATTGAAATTGAAAATACTATAAATGAAAATGAGATTGCAACCGTTTCTGGTTCCATCAATGACCTTGGACTCCTTGACACCTTTGAGGTGGTAATAGATTGGGGTGACGGTACTAATGCTGAAACCTTCAGCTATCCAGCAGAAACTACTGCATTCAGTGAAACTCACCAGTATCTGGATGATGATCCTAGTAGCACACAATCAGACGAATATACTGTGACTGTAACTGTCTCTGATGATGATGGGGGCGTTGATACTGCATCTACTATTGTAAGGGTGAACAATGTTGCACCGGAAAGAATCTCATTGTCTTTCCCATTTGAGCCTATATCAGTAAATGAACCTCTAACAATCAGTTCAGACTACACTGATGTAGGAACTTTAGATACACACACAGTAACTATAGATTGGGGTGAGGGTGACAGTGCATCTGATGTTAGTGTTTCTTCTTTAAATGCAGATTACTCATCTCACTCATACACGAGTGCCGGAGTATACAAAATTAGTTTAACAGTAACAGATGATGACCAAGGTTCTGCTTCCATAACTTCTGATCAATATGTTGTTGTCTATGACTCCGATGGTGGATTTGTGACTGGTGGTGGATGGATTGAGTCACCAGAAGGTGCTTATTTCCCTGATCCTGCTCTTACTGGAAAAGCCACATTTGGTTTTGTTTCCAAATACAAGAAGGGAGCAACTGTGCCTACAGGTTCAACTGAGTTCCAGTTCAAGGTGGCTGATCTGAATTTCCATTCTGATGAATATGAGTGGCTCGTTGTTGCAGGTTCAAAGGCCAAATACAAGGGAACTGGTACGATCAATGGTGAAGGCAACTATGGATTTATGTTGACCGCAATCGACGCAGAACTCACACCAAGCACAGAGGTTGACATGTTCAGGATAAAGATATGGGATAAAGACGATGGCGATGCTGTGGTCTACGACAATATGTTGGGAGCAGATGAGGGCGAAGATCCAACAACAGCAATTGGTGGAGGAGCAATAAAAATCCACCAAACAAAATAATTGCATAAG is part of the Methanococcoides orientis genome and harbors:
- a CDS encoding PKD domain-containing protein; the encoded protein is MRNELFRKFGIGILFAFLMLSVVTMASAEEIDVTFVSNYDTGSACDVAISGNYAYVADVSNGLVIVDISDPVKPTRVGSYGASAQGVAVSGNYAYVADYINGLLIIDISNPSAPALAGNYDISPYTFGVDVSGNYAYLADYSNGLVIVDISTPSKPTFAGRCDTYYYARDVAVYGNYAYLADNSYGLLIIDISNPSTPTIVGNCDPASYTHEADVSGNYAYVLDYLNGFVIADISDPTAPIPVGNYNSGASGIGISAYDNYVYVSDRTNGLVIVNVSDPTAPTLAGSYACDSANDVVVSGNYAYVADGYKGLTILHMAPLVSNNAPIATISSVFPNPAFECMPIEFDASSSSDPDGDILTYRWDFDNDGIWDYESSEPTATYTWDDDYTGTVTLEVNDGEFTDTATTTLTVNNVAPVVDAGSDQSVHEGSNVGFFGTFSDVGFLDTHTILWDFGDGFTESGTLTPSHVYTDSGTYTVTLTVTDDDGGIGTDTLTTTVTMASSEEMDVEFTSHYDTPSYAFDVDVFGNYAYVADKDNGLVIVDISEPSEPAFTARYDTDNDARGVVVSDDYAYVADNSNGLVIVDVSNPAAPKLAGKYNTDGYAWRVAVSGDYAYVADWTNGLVIVDVRNPEAPTLAGWYDTDSAFGVDVSGDYAYVADKDNGLVIVDISNPTAPELASNYGANDARGVVVSGDYAYVADNSNGLAILDVSNPAAPKLASNCDTAGFACDVVVSGDYAYVADNSNGLVVVDVSNPEAPTLAGNYDTADNSKGVAVSGNYAYVADGTTGLVILQITPPISNNAPTATISSTTPDPAFEGMPIEFDASSSSDPDGDILTYRWDFDNDGICDYESSEPTATYTWDDDYTGTVALEVNDGEFTDTATTTLTVNNVAPVVDAIEIENTINENEIATVSGSINDLGLLDTFEVVIDWGDGTNAETFSYPAETTAFSETHQYLDDDPSSTQSDEYTVTVTVSDDDGGVDTASTIVRVNNVAPERISLSFPFEPISVNEPLTISSDYTDVGTLDTHTVTIDWGEGDSASDVSVSSLNADYSSHSYTSAGVYKISLTVTDDDQGSASITSDQYVVVYDSDGGFVTGGGWIESPEGAYFPDPALTGKATFGFVSKYKKGATVPTGSTEFQFKVADLNFHSDEYEWLVVAGSKAKYKGTGTINGEGNYGFMLTAIDAELTPSTEVDMFRIKIWDKDDGDAVVYDNMLGADEGEDPTTAIGGGAIKIHQTK